One genomic region from Tripterygium wilfordii isolate XIE 37 chromosome 20, ASM1340144v1, whole genome shotgun sequence encodes:
- the LOC119987008 gene encoding uncharacterized protein At4g10930 isoform X2, protein MEVDLVTSGLLEEETVGLDDNNDNADFEGERCGICMDIIIDRGVLDCCQHWFCFACIDNWSTITNLCPLCQSEFQMITCVPVYDTLGSSKSDEESFSRYDDWCIEGRSNTLSFPSYYIDENAVICLGGDGCKIRGGSTTMEGDCNLDTSIACDSCDIWYHAVCVGFDPEGTSEDTWLCPRCAVGEALQKTDLTSEQKTFDQCAPENGYCGLLAEATLSRKVSVPVYDEDKMAVIVSMAGGDPGTKEPGESGSLHEVSQQSVTTLKQKTCHQHAKEGTHSEHFAEATFSGKVSVTLADEGETAVVVSMVRENQSTAEPDDFGSNFTVDEDLKVISYDPDRYSLKVEEPSVEKTIIQPILESQELDLSLSHHKSFSMPSNSLVIDKLKSGSDHGTMNKMNSSKGVENSSRQTLNGLCAADKLYESESNMDIHLGLYLGSFSPVNDLRNNATGDKVTGGVKLQNAADDLLSKAGKIVLDEKKDPARIIGVKRKDADCRSDGDEETKAKAQTDIIVKKIRSEGDFQLIPSKKQADTPISVDLGKCSPLKAVSGDDEMKYYTEKKAVTSDIMSIVQGTSQRSSKEFERLIPADECSKQRENVACLRVKKIMRRASEDKDSSIVVQKLRRDIREAILNKSSKDITDNLFEPKLLAAFRAAIAGPSPESVGKISRLAMKAKKSILQKGKVRENLTKKIYGNSNGRRKAAWDRDCEVEFWKHRCVRATKPEKIETLKSVLNLLQKSPEDLKAEQALEWESTNPILSRLYLADTSVFPRKDDIKPVSALKTPGNPVSDKEQLISVENKVLPKVGIPVTTTIAPFSKGNTASSKANLKKQKESSSSGTQREVVKSDVKPDTRKLALEVLARRKVDAGKNAVSGKQEDSVMLKGSYPLLAQLPVDMRPVLAASFHNKIPMSVRQTQLYRMAEGFLKKANLSEIRRTAETELAIADAVNIEKEVADKSNSKVVYFNLCSQEILHRSDDSKSLKAKESNPSPEVAVAIGGSKETADEVPIDPEVTDALRTAGLLSDSPPGSPHQRMEVPSDVDNCSLIGQEGPENVFEVDSHPEIDIYGDFEYDLADEDYIGATAMKVSTQPAEEALSKVKVVFSTLNSKMSNDVSDSEDRLRPENGIPNYSPHTLENHSGTAIGSFPTEAETKSYVLSESLPKEESGEQSDAECETLYGPDKQPLIDKFPELVEFPAENKITRDDENHQLNQSGKASQFESEGSSEKIVVASSVEGNLLHSQTSENVPRKEKMPDADTNQQNDGVKSVSKKVEAYIKEHMRPLCKIGVITAEQYRWVVAKTTDKVMKYHSKDKNANFLIKEGEKVKKLAEQYVEAAQQKEKSHPQ, encoded by the exons ATGGAGGTGGATTTAGTCACGAGTGGTTTGTTGGAAGAAGAGACTGTTGGACTTGATGACAATAAT GATAACGCAGATTTTGAGGGTGAAAGATGTGGGATATGCATGGACATTATCATTGACCGAGGGGTTCTGGACTGCTGCCAGCACTG GTTCTGTTTTGCATGCATTGACAACTGGTCTACAATCACAAACCTTTGCCCACTTTGCCAGAGTGAATTTCAAATGATCACCTGTGTTCCA GTGTATGATACCCTTGGAAGCAGCAAAAGTGATGAGGAGTCCTTTTCCAG ATATGATGATTGGTGCATTGAAGGGAGGAGTAACACACTGTCGTTTCCATCTTATTACATAGATGAGAAT GCAGTTATCTGCTTGGGTGGAGATGGTTGCAAGATTCGAGGTGGATCTACGACTATGGAGGGAGATTGCAATCTTGACACATCAATTGCTTGCGATTCATGTGATATTTG GTATCATGCTGTCTGTGTGGGTTTTGATCCTGAAGGCACGTCCGAGGATACATGGTTATGTCCAAG ATGCGCAGTTGGTGAAGCGCTACAAAAAACTGATCTTACTTCAGAACAGAAGACATTCGACCAGTGTGCTCCAGAAAATGGTTATTGCGGACTTCTTGCAGAGGCTACTTTGTCTAGAAAGGTCTCTGTACCTGTTTATGATGAAGACAAGATGGCTGTTATTGTCTCAATGGCTGGAGGAGATCCAGGAACTAAAGAACCAGGTGAGAGCGGTTCACTTCATGAAGTCTCGCAACAATCTGTTACAACTTTGAAACAGAAGACATGCCACCAGCATGCTAAAGAAGGTACTCATAGTGAGCACTTTGCTGAGGCTACTTTCTCTGGAAAGGTCTCTGTAACTCTTGCTGATGAAGGAGAGACAGCTGTTGTTGTCTCAATGGTTAGAGAAAATCAATCCACTGCAGAACCAGATGACTTTGGATCAAACTTCACAGTTGATGAGGATCTCAAAGTCATATCATATGATCCTGATCGCTATAGCTTGAAGGTGGAAGAACCGTCCGTTGAGAAAACTATTATTCAGCCAATCTTGGAGTCTCAGGAACTGGATCTGTCCTTATCTCATCATAAGTCTTTTAGTATGCCTTCTAATTCATTGGTGATTGATAAATTAAAGTCTGGATCTGATCATGGAACGATGAATAAAATGAATAGCTCTAAAGGTGTTGAGAATTCTTCAAGACAGACACTCAATGGGTTGTGCGCTGCAGACAAACTATATGAAAGTGAATCCAATATGGATATTCATCTTGGTTTATATTTGGGTTCCTTTTCGCCAG TTAATGATTTGAGAAATAATGCAACTGGAGACAAAGTGACTGGAGGAGTGAAGCTGCAGAATGCTGCAGATGACCTCTTGTCAAAAG CTGGCAAGATTGTGCTTGATGAGAAAAAGGATCCTGCCAGAATTATTGGTGTGAAAAGAAAGGATGCTGATTGCAG GAGTGATGGTGATGAAGAAACCAAAGCAAAAGCCCAGACTGACATTATTGTGAAAAAAATTAGGTCTGAGGGAGATTTTCAATTGATTCCTTCGAAGAAGCAAGCTGACACACCAATTTCAGTTGATCTAGGAAAATGCTCCCCCCTGAAAGCAGTTTCTGGAGATGATGAAATGAAATATTATACAGAAAAGAAAGCTGTTACTTCTGATATTATGAGTATAGTACAGGGGACCAGTCAAAGATCATCAAAAGAGTTTGAACGATTGATCCCTGCTGATGAATGctcaaaacaaagagaaaatgtGGCCTGCTTGAGGgtcaaaaaaattatgaggagAGCTTCTGAGGATAAAGACTCCTCAATAGTAGTTCAAAAATTAAGAAGAGATATAAGAGAAGCTATTCTGAACAAGTCTTCAAAAGACATTACAGATAACCTCTTTGAACCAAAGCTTCTTGCCGCTTTCAGAGCAGCTATAGCAGGGCCCAGCCCTGAATCTGTTGGTAAGATATCACGATTGGCCATGAAAGCAAAGAAGTCCATATTGCAGAAGGGTAAAGTTCGTGAGAATCTGACAAAGAAAATATATGGGAATTCCAATGGAAGACGAAAGGCTGCATGGGACCGTGATTGTGAAGTTGAATTCTGGAAGCATCGCTGTGTGAGAGCTACGAAGCCTGAAAAGATTGAAACTTTGAAGTCGGTTCTAAACCTCCTACAAAAGAGCCCAGAGGACCTAAAGGCAGAGCAGGCACTTGAATGGGAGTCCACAAATCCCATCCTTTCTAGATTGTATTTAGCTGATACATCTGTTTTCCCGCGCAAGGATGATATTAAACCCGTCTCAGCGCTCAAAACTCCTGGTAATCCTGTATCAGATAAAGAACAACTCATTTCGGTTGAGAATAAGGTTTTACCGAAGGTCGGTATTCCAGTGACTACTACAATTGCTCCATTCTCAAAGGGCAACACTGCTTCCAGTAAAGCGAATttgaaaaaacagaaagaaagttCTTCCTCAGGTACGCAGAGAGAAGTGGTTAAATCTGACGTCAAACCTGATACAAGAAAATTAGCTCTGGAAGTTCTTGCAAGGAGAAAGGTTGATGCAGGCAAGAATGCAGTGTCTGGGAAACAAGAAGACAGTGTCATGCTGAAAGGAAGTTATCCCTTACTT GCTCAGCTACCAGTTGACATGAGACCAGTATTAGCTGCCAGCTTCCATAATAAGATTCCCATGTCAGTTAGGCAG ACACAGCTTTACCGCATGGCGGAGGGCTTCTTGAAGAAAGCAAATCTTTCAGAGATCCGCAGAACCGCAGAAACTGAATTGGCTATAGCTGATGCAGTCAATATCGAGAAGGAGGTAGCTGATAAGTCAAACAGCAAGGTAGTGTATTTCAATCTTTGTTCCCAGGAAATATTGCATCGCTCCGATGACAGCAAGTCTTTGAAAGCCAAGGAATCAAATCCCTCACCTGAAGTAGCAGTAGCGATTGGTGGCTCAAAAGAAACTGCTGATGAGGTTCCAATTGATCCTGAGGTCACAGATGCATTAAGAACTGCGGGCCTTTTGTCTGATTCTCCGCCTGGTAGTCCACATCAGAGAATGGAGGTTCCCAGTGATGTGGACAATTGTTCTTTGATTGGGCAGGAAGGGCCAGAAAATGTCTTTGAAGTGGATTCTCATCCAGAGATAGATATTTATGGtgattttgagtatgatttagcAGATGAAGACTACATCGGTGCAACTGCAATGAAAGTCTCGACGCAACCAGCAGAGGAAGCCCTGTCAAAagtgaaagtagttttctccacACTCAATTCTAAAATGTCAAATGATGTTTCAGATTCTGAAGATCGTCTTAGGCCTGAGAATGGTATACCTAATTATTCTCCTCACACCCTGGAGAATCACAGTGGTACAGCCATCGGAAGCTTCCCAACAGAGGCTGAGACCAAATCTTATGTTCTTTCAGAATCCTTACCTAAAGAAGAAAGTGGAGAACAATCCGATGCAGAATGTGAAACATTATATGGCCCAGACAAACAACCACTAATAGATAAATTCCCGGAGCTGGTGGAATTTCCAGCTGAGAACAAGATTACTCGAGATGATGAAAATCATCAGTTAAATCAATCAGGAAAAGCATCCCAGTTTGAAAGTGAGGGCTCCAGTGAGAAAATTGTTGTTGCCTCTTCAGTTGAAGGGAATCTACTCCATTCTCAAACAAGTGAGAATGTTCCGAGGAAGGAGAAGATGCCCGATGCCGACACTAACCAGCAAAACGATGGTGTGAAATCTGTATCTAAGAAG GTTGAAGCATACATTAAGGAGCACATGAGGCCACTGTGTAAGATTGGTGTGATAACAGCTGAACAGTATAGGTGGGTAGTGGCGAAAACGACTGATAAAGTTATGAAATATCACTCCAAAGACAAGAATGCAAATTTCTTGATCAAGGAAGGAGAGAAGGTGAAGAAACTAGCCGAGCAATATGTGGAGGCAGCCCAGCAGAAGGAAAAGAGCCATCCTcaatga
- the LOC119987008 gene encoding uncharacterized protein At4g10930 isoform X1, which yields MEVDLVTSGLLEEETVGLDDNNKCNVQDNADFEGERCGICMDIIIDRGVLDCCQHWFCFACIDNWSTITNLCPLCQSEFQMITCVPVYDTLGSSKSDEESFSRYDDWCIEGRSNTLSFPSYYIDENAVICLGGDGCKIRGGSTTMEGDCNLDTSIACDSCDIWYHAVCVGFDPEGTSEDTWLCPRCAVGEALQKTDLTSEQKTFDQCAPENGYCGLLAEATLSRKVSVPVYDEDKMAVIVSMAGGDPGTKEPGESGSLHEVSQQSVTTLKQKTCHQHAKEGTHSEHFAEATFSGKVSVTLADEGETAVVVSMVRENQSTAEPDDFGSNFTVDEDLKVISYDPDRYSLKVEEPSVEKTIIQPILESQELDLSLSHHKSFSMPSNSLVIDKLKSGSDHGTMNKMNSSKGVENSSRQTLNGLCAADKLYESESNMDIHLGLYLGSFSPVNDLRNNATGDKVTGGVKLQNAADDLLSKAGKIVLDEKKDPARIIGVKRKDADCRSDGDEETKAKAQTDIIVKKIRSEGDFQLIPSKKQADTPISVDLGKCSPLKAVSGDDEMKYYTEKKAVTSDIMSIVQGTSQRSSKEFERLIPADECSKQRENVACLRVKKIMRRASEDKDSSIVVQKLRRDIREAILNKSSKDITDNLFEPKLLAAFRAAIAGPSPESVGKISRLAMKAKKSILQKGKVRENLTKKIYGNSNGRRKAAWDRDCEVEFWKHRCVRATKPEKIETLKSVLNLLQKSPEDLKAEQALEWESTNPILSRLYLADTSVFPRKDDIKPVSALKTPGNPVSDKEQLISVENKVLPKVGIPVTTTIAPFSKGNTASSKANLKKQKESSSSGTQREVVKSDVKPDTRKLALEVLARRKVDAGKNAVSGKQEDSVMLKGSYPLLAQLPVDMRPVLAASFHNKIPMSVRQTQLYRMAEGFLKKANLSEIRRTAETELAIADAVNIEKEVADKSNSKVVYFNLCSQEILHRSDDSKSLKAKESNPSPEVAVAIGGSKETADEVPIDPEVTDALRTAGLLSDSPPGSPHQRMEVPSDVDNCSLIGQEGPENVFEVDSHPEIDIYGDFEYDLADEDYIGATAMKVSTQPAEEALSKVKVVFSTLNSKMSNDVSDSEDRLRPENGIPNYSPHTLENHSGTAIGSFPTEAETKSYVLSESLPKEESGEQSDAECETLYGPDKQPLIDKFPELVEFPAENKITRDDENHQLNQSGKASQFESEGSSEKIVVASSVEGNLLHSQTSENVPRKEKMPDADTNQQNDGVKSVSKKVEAYIKEHMRPLCKIGVITAEQYRWVVAKTTDKVMKYHSKDKNANFLIKEGEKVKKLAEQYVEAAQQKEKSHPQ from the exons ATGGAGGTGGATTTAGTCACGAGTGGTTTGTTGGAAGAAGAGACTGTTGGACTTGATGACAATAAT AAATGTAACGTGCAGGATAACGCAGATTTTGAGGGTGAAAGATGTGGGATATGCATGGACATTATCATTGACCGAGGGGTTCTGGACTGCTGCCAGCACTG GTTCTGTTTTGCATGCATTGACAACTGGTCTACAATCACAAACCTTTGCCCACTTTGCCAGAGTGAATTTCAAATGATCACCTGTGTTCCA GTGTATGATACCCTTGGAAGCAGCAAAAGTGATGAGGAGTCCTTTTCCAG ATATGATGATTGGTGCATTGAAGGGAGGAGTAACACACTGTCGTTTCCATCTTATTACATAGATGAGAAT GCAGTTATCTGCTTGGGTGGAGATGGTTGCAAGATTCGAGGTGGATCTACGACTATGGAGGGAGATTGCAATCTTGACACATCAATTGCTTGCGATTCATGTGATATTTG GTATCATGCTGTCTGTGTGGGTTTTGATCCTGAAGGCACGTCCGAGGATACATGGTTATGTCCAAG ATGCGCAGTTGGTGAAGCGCTACAAAAAACTGATCTTACTTCAGAACAGAAGACATTCGACCAGTGTGCTCCAGAAAATGGTTATTGCGGACTTCTTGCAGAGGCTACTTTGTCTAGAAAGGTCTCTGTACCTGTTTATGATGAAGACAAGATGGCTGTTATTGTCTCAATGGCTGGAGGAGATCCAGGAACTAAAGAACCAGGTGAGAGCGGTTCACTTCATGAAGTCTCGCAACAATCTGTTACAACTTTGAAACAGAAGACATGCCACCAGCATGCTAAAGAAGGTACTCATAGTGAGCACTTTGCTGAGGCTACTTTCTCTGGAAAGGTCTCTGTAACTCTTGCTGATGAAGGAGAGACAGCTGTTGTTGTCTCAATGGTTAGAGAAAATCAATCCACTGCAGAACCAGATGACTTTGGATCAAACTTCACAGTTGATGAGGATCTCAAAGTCATATCATATGATCCTGATCGCTATAGCTTGAAGGTGGAAGAACCGTCCGTTGAGAAAACTATTATTCAGCCAATCTTGGAGTCTCAGGAACTGGATCTGTCCTTATCTCATCATAAGTCTTTTAGTATGCCTTCTAATTCATTGGTGATTGATAAATTAAAGTCTGGATCTGATCATGGAACGATGAATAAAATGAATAGCTCTAAAGGTGTTGAGAATTCTTCAAGACAGACACTCAATGGGTTGTGCGCTGCAGACAAACTATATGAAAGTGAATCCAATATGGATATTCATCTTGGTTTATATTTGGGTTCCTTTTCGCCAG TTAATGATTTGAGAAATAATGCAACTGGAGACAAAGTGACTGGAGGAGTGAAGCTGCAGAATGCTGCAGATGACCTCTTGTCAAAAG CTGGCAAGATTGTGCTTGATGAGAAAAAGGATCCTGCCAGAATTATTGGTGTGAAAAGAAAGGATGCTGATTGCAG GAGTGATGGTGATGAAGAAACCAAAGCAAAAGCCCAGACTGACATTATTGTGAAAAAAATTAGGTCTGAGGGAGATTTTCAATTGATTCCTTCGAAGAAGCAAGCTGACACACCAATTTCAGTTGATCTAGGAAAATGCTCCCCCCTGAAAGCAGTTTCTGGAGATGATGAAATGAAATATTATACAGAAAAGAAAGCTGTTACTTCTGATATTATGAGTATAGTACAGGGGACCAGTCAAAGATCATCAAAAGAGTTTGAACGATTGATCCCTGCTGATGAATGctcaaaacaaagagaaaatgtGGCCTGCTTGAGGgtcaaaaaaattatgaggagAGCTTCTGAGGATAAAGACTCCTCAATAGTAGTTCAAAAATTAAGAAGAGATATAAGAGAAGCTATTCTGAACAAGTCTTCAAAAGACATTACAGATAACCTCTTTGAACCAAAGCTTCTTGCCGCTTTCAGAGCAGCTATAGCAGGGCCCAGCCCTGAATCTGTTGGTAAGATATCACGATTGGCCATGAAAGCAAAGAAGTCCATATTGCAGAAGGGTAAAGTTCGTGAGAATCTGACAAAGAAAATATATGGGAATTCCAATGGAAGACGAAAGGCTGCATGGGACCGTGATTGTGAAGTTGAATTCTGGAAGCATCGCTGTGTGAGAGCTACGAAGCCTGAAAAGATTGAAACTTTGAAGTCGGTTCTAAACCTCCTACAAAAGAGCCCAGAGGACCTAAAGGCAGAGCAGGCACTTGAATGGGAGTCCACAAATCCCATCCTTTCTAGATTGTATTTAGCTGATACATCTGTTTTCCCGCGCAAGGATGATATTAAACCCGTCTCAGCGCTCAAAACTCCTGGTAATCCTGTATCAGATAAAGAACAACTCATTTCGGTTGAGAATAAGGTTTTACCGAAGGTCGGTATTCCAGTGACTACTACAATTGCTCCATTCTCAAAGGGCAACACTGCTTCCAGTAAAGCGAATttgaaaaaacagaaagaaagttCTTCCTCAGGTACGCAGAGAGAAGTGGTTAAATCTGACGTCAAACCTGATACAAGAAAATTAGCTCTGGAAGTTCTTGCAAGGAGAAAGGTTGATGCAGGCAAGAATGCAGTGTCTGGGAAACAAGAAGACAGTGTCATGCTGAAAGGAAGTTATCCCTTACTT GCTCAGCTACCAGTTGACATGAGACCAGTATTAGCTGCCAGCTTCCATAATAAGATTCCCATGTCAGTTAGGCAG ACACAGCTTTACCGCATGGCGGAGGGCTTCTTGAAGAAAGCAAATCTTTCAGAGATCCGCAGAACCGCAGAAACTGAATTGGCTATAGCTGATGCAGTCAATATCGAGAAGGAGGTAGCTGATAAGTCAAACAGCAAGGTAGTGTATTTCAATCTTTGTTCCCAGGAAATATTGCATCGCTCCGATGACAGCAAGTCTTTGAAAGCCAAGGAATCAAATCCCTCACCTGAAGTAGCAGTAGCGATTGGTGGCTCAAAAGAAACTGCTGATGAGGTTCCAATTGATCCTGAGGTCACAGATGCATTAAGAACTGCGGGCCTTTTGTCTGATTCTCCGCCTGGTAGTCCACATCAGAGAATGGAGGTTCCCAGTGATGTGGACAATTGTTCTTTGATTGGGCAGGAAGGGCCAGAAAATGTCTTTGAAGTGGATTCTCATCCAGAGATAGATATTTATGGtgattttgagtatgatttagcAGATGAAGACTACATCGGTGCAACTGCAATGAAAGTCTCGACGCAACCAGCAGAGGAAGCCCTGTCAAAagtgaaagtagttttctccacACTCAATTCTAAAATGTCAAATGATGTTTCAGATTCTGAAGATCGTCTTAGGCCTGAGAATGGTATACCTAATTATTCTCCTCACACCCTGGAGAATCACAGTGGTACAGCCATCGGAAGCTTCCCAACAGAGGCTGAGACCAAATCTTATGTTCTTTCAGAATCCTTACCTAAAGAAGAAAGTGGAGAACAATCCGATGCAGAATGTGAAACATTATATGGCCCAGACAAACAACCACTAATAGATAAATTCCCGGAGCTGGTGGAATTTCCAGCTGAGAACAAGATTACTCGAGATGATGAAAATCATCAGTTAAATCAATCAGGAAAAGCATCCCAGTTTGAAAGTGAGGGCTCCAGTGAGAAAATTGTTGTTGCCTCTTCAGTTGAAGGGAATCTACTCCATTCTCAAACAAGTGAGAATGTTCCGAGGAAGGAGAAGATGCCCGATGCCGACACTAACCAGCAAAACGATGGTGTGAAATCTGTATCTAAGAAG GTTGAAGCATACATTAAGGAGCACATGAGGCCACTGTGTAAGATTGGTGTGATAACAGCTGAACAGTATAGGTGGGTAGTGGCGAAAACGACTGATAAAGTTATGAAATATCACTCCAAAGACAAGAATGCAAATTTCTTGATCAAGGAAGGAGAGAAGGTGAAGAAACTAGCCGAGCAATATGTGGAGGCAGCCCAGCAGAAGGAAAAGAGCCATCCTcaatga